The genome window TCTGGCGAAAAGAGTGGAGTTGACTACCCTTGCTTAATAACTAGTTGCAGGCATGGCTTATTAGGTTTCTGAAAAGAAATTAAATTGAGTTACCAAAGAAAATAGACGGCACAAAACGGGCGTAGCGATAGAAAGAGGGCTAATTCGACTCCTGTCCGATCAGAAGAGTTTCTTTTCCCCCACCATAAACAGAGTTGATCTACCATCTATACCCTCTCTACCACCAGTCCTACCTGACAGACGGTTTATTCCCACTTTCCTCCCTCCATCCCCGTACTCTTCGGGTGGACGGTATCCTAACCTTGCTTCTGGACGGTCTGCTTTCTCAATCAATCCGGTTTCTTCTTCCGCTCGGTACTCATCTACCCTACCCCTCGCAGGAGCTCGGCCGTCTGTACCACCAAGAAATCAAAGGAAAGATGAATTTTTGCCATCTTGTCCACGAGAAAGCTAGAACAGACTTGTTTTGTTGGTACCAGCTAGATAGAAAGAAAGGACAGACTCGCTAACGCTCACACATCGTTAAGGTTTTGCTCTTTTACGCCCACCAGAGTCATGTTTTCTTCGCCCTCTCCGACCAACCAATAGTTGCTCCACCACTCTTCCCCAAGTCCGTACTAACTGGACTCGCTTCTATTCTCGATTGGATATAGATGGGGAATCTCTATAGATCGTCTTTTTCGACAACCTCTCTAAAACGCATACGATAAAATTGCACTTCACGGCACGGCCAAAAAAAGAAAGAGCTTCGCTCGGTTGGCCCTCCTAGGCTTCCGCCTACTTTCTCTTCTCTTAAGTCTACAACAAGTGGGAGAGGCAGGATTCGAACCTACGTAGAAAACCTTCAACAGATTTACAGTCTGTCGCTTTTGACCGCTCGGCCACTCTCCCCTTCCCTGGGATACGCCCTCCTCAAACAAAGGGTTCCTGAATAAGAAGGATGGCGGCCTTCGTTCTTATTCTTAAGTTAAGTTAAGAAGAGCAGATGGAACTATTAGATTTGCTAGCGTTCCGGGAGAATAAATAAGGTCATTTAGTAAGTTCATAACAATTTATGTAAAGCAAGGGGCAAAGCTTCTACGACAGCTTCCCCCTCATTGCCATCGTCGGCCTTCCCCAGCTCCCCTCCTTCGTCTGGCTAAGCTAAGCATCTTTCGGCGGAGGAAAGGAGGCGACTAGTCGCTTCTGGCGAAGCTGCGAGTTCATGAGCAAGTGAATGAACGAGCTGCGAGTGAAGTGCAACAGTCGTAAGTAAGGCTCGCCATGTTCCTAAAAGGAGTGACCATCTTTTCTTCCCTTCTACTGACACTGAGCGAGCAGCAAGCATAGGCAATAGTTTCCGTAGCGTAGGGGTGGGGCGCAAGCAAGCGTTTTCAGGCTCCGCTAGCTAGCGTACTCTTCTGCTATCAATGAAACCAAAAGAAAAAACCTGTGCCCTTTCGTATAGATCGAGACGCAGTACTTTTTCTTGACTTCTTCCATACTAGGAAGAATGGAAGGAAATCCTTCGATAACACTTCTTCTTCCTTATTTGAAGAAATGATATGATATCCGACTCTTTCATTTTTAAAAAGTTCTTCTTCTTATCTTAAGTCTTAAGATTAAGAAGCAAATAGCATTTCCTATTGATTTGTCCCCTCCCCTGGACTAGACCTATGTAGATTCGGAATTATCCGTCGCTACGCTGTTCCCAAGGACTAGCAAAATCAAAATAGCGAAATTCTTGGGTCATCTCAATGGGTTCAGAAACCACACGTTTCTCTGGATCATCATAGCGTACTTCCACATATCCACTCAGAGGAAAGTCTTTTCGTAATGGATGACCCTCGAAACCATAATCAGTTGATATACGGCGTAAATCCGGATGATTGATGGAAGAAACACCAGACATATCCCATACTTCTCGCTCCCACCGGCCGGCTGATGGAAATGGACTGACTACCGGAGATATTCGTGTTACTTCGTCCGCACTTGTTTGTACACGAATGCGTGAGTTATACCGAGTACTCAGTAAATTATGGACAACTTCAAATCTGCGTTTTCGAGAGGGATGATCCACTCCGCAAATATCGATCGAAACTTGAACCCTTGTATAGGTATGCCATTTTAGAAAGCACAACAATGGAAATGGGTAGTCAGTATTGGTATAAGATCTATTCCCATGTTCCGATCTTTTCATTTTATGTACCCATTTCTTGGGTAAAATCTCCCAACTATATTTGAAAATGGATTGGTTATCCATAAATGAAAATAAAGAAAGCTTGATTTTTGTTCCGCTTCTTGCTCTAAGCAGAAAGACTTGTCGGAAATCGCCGGTTGGGTTGGTCCGACCAAGAAAGGCATGGGAGTGGAGAGGCGGAAGTGAAAGACTGGCTACCAATAAAGATCCCTCACTGCACACTTTCTATAGTTCTGTATCCAGGATCGGCTGCATGCTCTAGTGTTGAATCGGGTATAGAACCCAGGATGCTTGGTTACAATTCCGAATCCGCTAAACCATgtttgttttcttttttttctcgacTGGCTTTCTTTGCCCATGGGTAATGAGTTTCGATGTATTGGGCTGGGCGTTTCCGTTTAGAAATAGAAGCTTTTTCGTGCTTGCTTGCGAATGGCCTGAATGGAATGAATATTAAGATAAATAAAAGACAAAAAATAAACCATTGAGAAAGTTATTCATTCTTATATTAATTTCCTATACTTGACCGAACAACTTCCAATTCCGTTATTTCAACTACACCAAATGAATTGGTCAAGACTCTCCTGTTTATGGCCCCTTCTATTCTATTAGTTTCAGATCGTGCGGGGAAAACGGGGTTCGAACCCGCGACTTCTGGCGTGACAGACCAGCACTCTACCCAACTGAGCTAACTTGCTGTTTTTCCAGTCTTCGAGCAATGATGTGAGACATACCTGTTTCCCTTACTAGAGCCGAGCGGTTGCCAGGCCCGCGTCCTTCCCCAATTGGCAGGCACGATTGCAGTCCCATAAGGTCCTTGACCCCTACCTTTTCTGAGATTCATGGAATCATCACATCACTATATTTATTAATTACGCATTTCTCGCTTCCACAAGGACGAAAAAATAGGACGATTACGGAACTTTTTCTGTCAATTGCTAAAAACAGCAGTTCTAGAAGGGACATAGCCAACCGCATAAACTCTGGTTTGAATGCCCACAGAGCTACAGGAGGGAGAACCATTCAACGAGAAATGACGATCAACATGGCATATCAGTAACCGTCGTTGAATCAGTAAGCGGTTCTAGTGCTTGAGTACTAATGAGGGAAAGGGATACATAGCCTTTAATGACAAAGATAGAGAAGTTCCACAGCAAGTTCAAGAAGAGATGGCTGAGCCATACATAGATTCTATATTTCCATCGCCTAGGAGTTAAGTTCTTAGCGGCCAAACCACTCCCTTTTGTGCTCTTTCGCCCAGATAGATATCAATATCTATCTCAATCCGCATAGGCGAATGCTAAAAGACAAGCATAGGCAGAAGCAGAAAGAACAGATTTACCCTATCCCAGAATCAGATCTCTAGGTTTACCAAATCCTGATCAACCAAATGTCTTGTGAAAGAGGGCTTTAAGTCAGGTCTGGAATCTTTCGAACAGAAAGAGGTGGCTGATCCCTCCGCATCAGAATAGGCATACGAGTCTGCTTTAACCAACAGGGGTGTGTATTTCCTACTTTCCTGGTAAGATAGAGCGAAGACAAGCTTGCCTTCATCTGTGTGGAGCAAAGTAAAAAAGTGGATAAGATTGCCAATCTCAAAGAAAAACGAGGAGGAAGGGCAAAGCCAAATGATGATGGAAACCCACAGCTTGCTCAATCATATAAGTAGTAGCTTCTTCCTTGTCTTCTTTTCCTGTGAACTTAACATCACCACTACCAATAGGAAAAGATATTAGACATTTAGCAAAGTCCCGCTCGTGAAAGTGTAGTATTCCTGCACGATAGATGCGCCCTCTAAAATAAATCAATGCTGGAAAGTAAATATCATACCCAACATATGCACGTGCCAATGCTAACAAGCCTTGTTCATATCTAGCGCGTTGAATGCGCTTCACAATCACTCGATACATATAAGATAAGAATACCTAAATTTACCTTTAAATCTATCAGAGTTTAGCTCATTTTTAAGAGCCAGCCTCACTACAGAAAGAAAGCAGCAATGCCCTCCCGAAGGAAAACGTTTGGATTAGAGCTCGACACGAAGCAAAATGTAGATGATCTCCGCAAATGGGCGAGGTAGGAGGACGTGGACGTGGTTGGATGTTATTTGACACGAGGCCTTGTGCAAAAGACGAGTACTTCAGAGTCCACCAGGAAAAGGATATTGGTTCGCATCTCTATATTGATCCGCGGcgcttctatttctatttctatgAAGTAGTTTTCCTTGTCTCCGATTTCAAAGCTGAATGGATGACTGAATCTGTCGAAGCATCATTCGATATTTGCGGATTAGCGTAATGCTATGAGGAGTTAGAGTCTTCCGCGGGAAAGACATTTCTTGAAGATCTTTTAGCTCTACTTTTTAGAGAACTAGTATTCCTTACATAAGATCTCGGAAGAGCCGATGTTTCCTTCCGCTTTTCTTCCCGGTAAATAGGAATTCTATATCCTCTAGCTCTTCGTGACCTGTTGTGTCTGCCCTCGACTTAGCCTAGCCGTCTTAGAATAGAAAGGTTTCTAACCGTTGAAAAAAGGATACTTCTAAACGTTAAGGGGCGCTCAACCTTCCACTCAAATCCTTTTTGGAGTGAGCTGTGCGATGAACCTGCTGATATACTCTATCCTTCCCAGGaatcctcttctttcctttcttttCGGATCAATGAGACAAATCTTTGAGGTAGTTCAAGCTGTCGTTAGGGTCTTTGGCAAAGGAATGGAAATGGGACCCCCTCGACTTCTAAGCGAGTCAATCCTAGTAGAGAGAGGAAGACCTTTAAAAAGGAAAGTAGGAACGATTCTGAAGCGGTACTCAGGAAAGTAGTAGCCGTGTAAGTCAGTCACTGGTTAAAAGCAAGCAATTAGTTAGCAATCAAGCTCTTCCGCAGCGCGCCTTGTCTACGATTAAGAATGTCATGCCTAACCCACCCTTATCCACTAATAAAGGCAACTCTAGCTTCTGGCACAACTGGACTTATGAAACCGATCATGCTGGACAATAAAATACTTCTTCCCTCATACTTATCTACTTCGCTTAGGCAAAAGATTTCAAAAGTCTGTATCTGTCTACATGTGCCTCCGTCTATGTTACCCCTTCCCCGGAAAGGTGATTATACGTATAGTATAAAAAACtagaataaaaaataaaaaagaaagaaGAGAAAGGGCAGTAGAATTTCTGACTACGTCAAAGGCTCGTTTCACTCTAATTTAAAGGCTGTAACTCCTACTTATTTATATTAATTAAAGCTTGCCCATGGCTGCTTTCTTCCCATTCTTTCTTCTTTCCACTAATCTAATGGTTTCATTCTCCCATCGAGAGGTTATGATACTAGCAAGAGTCCTATTCTTCTCCTCTCGATCCTACCTTGGGTTATGTTTGACAGGGATGGTCAGTGAACTTCTACTGGTTTCAAAGGAGGATAGAGATCCATTGGGGAAGGCTCGAAAGGTTATTCGATATCAACCCTCGACGCGCCGCAGCCACTATTTTGACTCCTTTTATGCAATTATGAACGAAACTTTCTCGATTCCAATGCAACTTATCCTTTTGGAGTTGACGTAACAAACTACGCGAGCCTCCCGATGAAGCCAACAGAAATCCTATCCGAATACTAAAAATAAAAGGCAATTTCATTATGGTGGTATACCAGCCGCCAGTTCTGGAACTTCCAGTTCCAATCGGAGCATATAGATCCGTCAATGGATTTGTATGTAT of Zea mays cultivar B73 unplaced genomic scaffold, Zm-B73-REFERENCE-NAM-5.0 scaffold_277, whole genome shotgun sequence contains these proteins:
- the LOC118474440 gene encoding NADH dehydrogenase [ubiquinone] iron-sulfur protein 3, whose product is MDNQSIFKYSWEILPKKWVHKMKRSEHGNRSYTNTDYPFPLLCFLKWHTYTRVQVSIDICGVDHPSRKRRFEVVHNLLSTRYNSRIRVQTSADEVTRISPVVSPFPSAGRWEREVWDMSGVSSINHPDLRRISTDYGFEGHPLRKDFPLSGYVEVRYDDPEKRVVSEPIEMTQEFRYFDFASPWEQRSDG